A single window of Macaca mulatta isolate MMU2019108-1 chromosome 17, T2T-MMU8v2.0, whole genome shotgun sequence DNA harbors:
- the POMP gene encoding proteasome maturation protein, whose amino-acid sequence MNARGLGSELKDSIPVTELSASGPFESHDLLRKGFSCVKNELLPSHPLELSEKNFQLNQDKMNFSTLRNIQGLFAPLKLQMEFKAVQQVQRLPFLSSSNLSLDILRGNDETIGFEDILNDPSQSEVMGEPHLMVEYKLGLL is encoded by the exons AATGCCAGGGGACTTGGATCTGAGCTCAAGGACAGTATTCCAGTTACTGAACTTTCAGCAAGTGGACCTTTTGAAAGTCATGATCTTCTTCGGAAAGG tttttcttgTGTGAAAAATGAACTTTTGCCTAGTCATCCTCTtgaattatcagaaaaaaat TTCCAGCTCAACCaagataaaatgaatttttccaCACTGAGAAACATTCAGGGTCTATTTGCTCCACTAAAATTACAGATGGAATTCAAGGCAGTGCAGCAG GTTCAGcgtcttccatttctttcaagCTCAAATCTTTCATTGGATATTTTGAGGGGTAATGATGAGACTATTGGATTTGAGGATATTCTTAATG aTCCATCACAAAGTGAAGTCATGGGAGAGCCACACTTGATGGTGGAATATAAACTCGGTTTACTGTAG